The stretch of DNA GGTTTCGACCTGCANGGCACCGCCCTGAAACAGGACGCGAAAGCACACCCGAGACAGGCCCTCGGGCAGGCGCGGAGCAAAGCGTAGTGTCCCGTCTCGTTCACGCATGCCGCCCAGACCGGCAACCAGGGCAATCCACGTGCCGGCCAGCGATGCGATGTGCACGCCGTCGCGCGTGTTGTGTTCAAGATTTTCCAGATCCATCAAAGCTGCCTCGGCAAGATAGTCATAGGCCAGGCTCAAATGACCTACTTCGGCAGCCAGCACGGATTGGGTGCAGGCAGATAGTGAAGAGTCGCGCACGGTGAGGCGTTCGTAATAGCGGAAGTTCGCGGCCTTTTGTTCTGCGGTGAAAGCCTCCCCGCGCAGGTGCATGGCAAGGACCAGATCTGCTTGTTTGACCACCTGCTTGCGGTAGAGATCGAAATACGGGAAATGCAGCAGCAACGGGTATTCTTCGGCGCTGGTGCCGGCAAAATCCCACCNCTGGTGCGTGGTGAAGTCTTGCGCCTGCGGATGAACGCCAAGGACGTCGTCGTAGGGGATCATCATGTCCCGCGCGGCGTCCCNCCACGCCGCCATCTCCTCCTCGTCAATTCCCAGTGCACGGGCCCGGTCCGGATTTCTCTTGGCAACCTCGACAGCGGAGACCAGATTGTGCTGGGCCATCAAGTTGGTGTAAATATTGTTATCCGCCACGGCACTGTACTCATCCGGGCCCGTGACCCCGTCGATGCAGAATCGGCCTTGGGCATCGTGGTGACCTAGGGAATGCCAGAACCGTGCGGTCTGCACCAGCAGCTCCAAACCAATCTTCGCCTCAAAGTCAGTGTCGCCGGTGGCCTCTAGGTAACGGACCACGGCGTCGGCAATGTCCGCCCCAACATGGAATGCCGCAGTTCCAGCCGGCCAGTAACTGGAGCATTCAGCTCCGGTGATGGTGCGCCAAGGAAAAGCGGCCCCTTTCATCCCAAGCTGGGCTGCCCTATCCAACGCAGGCTGCAGGGTTGAATGCCGCCAAGCCAAGGCATAAGCAGCAGCTATGGGGACGGTGTACGTCAGGACAGGAAGAACAAAAGTCTCCGTGTCCCAAAAGGCGTGCCCACCATAGCCGGTCCCTGTCAGGCCCTTGGCTGGAATAGCCCTGCGCTCGGCCCTTGCCCCGGCCTGCAAGACATGGAACAGGGCGAAACGTACGGCTTGTTGGATCTCGGCATCGCCATCCACTTCAACGTCGGCCCGGGCCCAGAAGTCATCCAGGTATTTTCGTTGTTCGGCCAGCAAACCCTCCCAGCCGCTATGGCGCGCCCCGGTGAGGGCAGCGTCCACCTGGTCACCAAGCTCTTGGCGGGTTCGTTCTGCAGACCAGCCATAAGTGACGAATTTGACAAAGCGCAGCCGCTGCCCCGGCTCCAAAATGACCGTCATACTGACCCTGCCCATATCAGTGAAGCTCTCGGTCAGTACCTGCATGGAGTCCGGCCCATCCACCAGATGATCCATGGCAGCAGCCACCAGAAGGTTGCTGAGCTCGGTCCTGTGCACCAGCTCTACCCGCACGCCGGCGCTGGCGTGCATCTCTGCGCGCAAGGGAGATTCCAGTACTGCCGCTGCACGGGNGTCTTCACTGCCGGGAGGCAACGGTTCATTGACCACCAACTCGGACTGCACCACTAGACGGACCGGACCGTTCACTGCCTCGACTTGATACTCGATGGCCGCGACAGAGCGCTGGGATAAGGACACCAAGCGAGTTGATGACACCCGCACAGTCCGTCCTGCTGGCGAGGACCAAAGCGCATTGCGCCGCAAGACACCGGCAGCGAAGTCAAGGACACGTTCGTGGCTCTGGAGCGTGCCGTAGCGGACATCGAAAGGTTCATCGTCCACCAGCAGCCGGATCAGTTTGCCGTTGGCTACGTTGATCATGGTCTGGCCCGACTCGGNGTAACCATAGCCGGCCTCTGCATNAGGCAGCGGGCGCAGCTCATGGACCCCGTTGAGATAGGAGCCGGGCAGCTCGTAGGGTGCACCCTCATCCAAGTTTCCCCGCCAGCCGATATGGCCGTTGGACAGAGCAAACAGCGATTCGCTCTGGGCCAGGACGTCCAGATCCAAGTTGGTTTNCCGCAGGCACCAAGCCTCGCAACTAAAGTCGTCATGAGAAATCACATGAACACCTCCCAGATGTGGGGTGGAACGGTGAGATCCTGAATGTGCTCAAGCGCTCGTACAACGGCGCACGTGTGCCATCCCTTAGTACCGGGATTCGTGGGCGGTCCCCGCTTTAATTCTGTGTCCATCAGTCATGATTCGACATCTCTTGGCGGCATCAGTCTCGCAGTTTCCCACCCCGATGTCTAGGGTGGCGGGGAGCTTTGCCTCCATTGTGTTGGCTGGGATAGCACTGAAACCCCGCGCCATTACTTTCAAGAAAGTCTGCTCTGACGGCTACCGTCTTGACGGTAGCGCTGGCTGCCGGAGGGGCCGATGCAAGGGACCCAATGGGCCATCCGCCAAGTCATGGACGCTCAAATATTCCTGGTGGTTTCCTGCGAAATACGGACGCTTAGCACTCTCATCATGAAACGCTCGGTGGAGAACATGGGAGAGATCTTTGCGGTTGCAAAGTGATCGGGGACGACACCGCTTTCTATCACGCATGGGTGGATGCTGGTGATATCAAGAGTGCCGAGGCCGAAGAAGCGCTGGCCACTGGNATCAGTGCCCGCGAACTTTTCCTGCGGGCCAGTGGCCTCTATGCAACCGGTTACCANCCCTTGTTCGGCGCACCAGTGGACCCGCGCTTGTTGGTGGTATTTGATAAACGGATGAGCACGTTTGCCCGAGCGATGGAGCTCTCAACCGTGCCGGTGTACCCCGTCAGCATTCCTTATGAGGGCAGTGAGCTGCCGGCCTATCTAGTCCCGGCTACTGGCCGCGAAACCGAGGTGTTGCCACTTTTGATCTTGAACAACGGCTACGACGGCACCATNAGAAGGGTCCTGTATTTCGCCTCTGGGGTGGCCACGTCAGAACGCGGAGACCACATATTGATGTTTGACGGTCCCGGACAAGGTTCCATGCTTGTCAAGCAAGGGCCGCCCTTGCGGCCTGACTGGGTGGCTATTTTGTATAGCGGGCAGCAATGGCGAGCCCCGCTGAGGGCGTATCGNNCCGATCTGACCATGTTGGACGAAGCGAGAATAGAACGCATGTTCTTAGTAATCCAAGCCGACCGAAAGTTGCGGTGAAGTGTTGTACAGCGTGGAGTCTGGGCCAACGGCGTCACTGACTTGCGGGCATTCATTGCCCAGATCACGCAATACACACTCAAGGATCAGATTGCTGGCATTCGGAGCCCCACGCTGCTCGTCTCAGCGGAGGGCGATCCGCTTGCTGCCGCTGCCGGTGAATCTGCCTCCACTGGGCTTACGGCAACTTTTGTTGGACGTGTTCGGCTAAGGGTGGGCAGGTGGGGATCCCGGTCGGGTGCCCTGCAGCATGCCAGGACCCAATGACAACCGTGGCAATTTCGGCAGACCGCTCAGCGGCGTCGTCCACATGGTCCAAGAAGTCCGTTTCGGAGGATGGTCCGCAGAGGTCGGAGATTCNCCGGATAGCCAGGAACGGAGCATGGTAGGCGTGACATGTTTGTGCAATCGCCGACGATTCCATGTCCGTCGCTAACACCTGGTCAAACTGGCCTTTAATGACCGTGGCACGCTCATGACCAACAAAGGCATAGCTGGAGACGATCAGTCCGTGGTGCACTGTATCCACCAAAGAGACTCCAGNCGTTTCTACGGTGCTGGCATCCACCAGAGAATGCGGCACCGGGTAGGACACTGGCATGCCAGGAACCTGGCCAAGCTCATAACCAAAGGCGCGTGCATCGGCATCGGCGTTGATATTATCTGTCCCTATCACCACATCACCAACCCGCACGGAATCGCCCAATCCGCCAGCGCTGCCGGCACTGATGACCAGCGGTGGAAGAGCGTCCTTGTCATTCTTGTTTGCCAGCAGCAGCGCAGAGGTGGCTGNCCCTGCAGCATTGACCAGCCCAATGCCACCTTGGACAANAAGGGCACTCCGGCCGTTGATGACACCGGTGCGATGGATCGCGTTGCCAATTCTCAATGGCTCACTAACGGAGATGGCACGCTGCAGGAACGGGGAAATTTCTTCTTCCATTGCTGCAATGACAATGACTTCAACGGTGCTCACGCGTAAACCCGCTCCCAGTCCGTGCGCTGCGCCAAGAAGGCCCGGGCACAATCCTGGGCCGCTTCCAGCGAGTGATTCTGGCCCCAACCGCATTGGACGTTATTGGCGGCAGGGACTTCCGTGGCGTTCAGGACATCAGTGAGGGTAGCCTCAATGAGCGCCGAGACACCAACAATATTGGGCTCACCCTGAAGAATAAGGTAAAACCCCGTCTGGCAGCCCATCGGCGAAAAATCAATGACAGCCTCTGAATGGTTCCGCGAGCATTCGGCAAAGAGGTGCTCCAGGGAATGGACCGCTTTCATGTCCAAATGTGCAACGTTTGGTTGAGTAAACCGCACGTCATATTTGGTAATGACGTCTCCTTGCGGGAGGTCTTTGCGGTCGGCAACCCGCACATACGGTGCGCAGACCAAGCGGTGATCAAGGTTGAAGGACTCTACATTCATGCGTGCGGGGTTCATATTTGAGCTTTCCTGCATAGGTGTTAAAGTGTGGCTTCCTCGCGGATGGTTCTTTGCCGCTTTCATCCTAGTTGGCAGTGAGGAGCAATGCAGGGCCAGGGCGACGGGGCCCGCGGCATCGACGGTGGGTAGGATCAACCCTCGCCAATCCAGCGGTTTAGGCGGAAAGCGCCAAACTCACTCTTTGTGCCTCGATTTCTCCTGTCGCTGTGTCAAAGCTGCTGAACGGGGTTGTCCGTCCGCGAAGGTAACGTCTACTCGGGCTACTCGGGCTACTCGGCGATGACGTCCGGGTAAGCGGTCTCAAGAGTCAGTGCGTTCACAGGAATCCATCCTGCAACGCTCATGCCAGATGCCACAACCACGGATGGATCAACGTGTCTGGGCACCCCGAGGAACAAATCGAAATCCATGGTGGTGCCATCGGTAGACACCAGTTCCTTCATATTTGTCTCCAACCACTCAATGACCCGCCCCGGATGCCATCGAATGCCCCGCTCTTCAAGTGCTCTCAACAGTGCCTTAGAGGCAGCAGGAACGGGCAGGACAGGGGCCGGATAGGGCATGGCCAAGGCAATCTCGCAGCGATCCCGTAGCCCCGGCCCCTTGAAATCTATTGCGGGCTTCCCGCGCCGCAACGCGCCAGCGTTGGTGTAATACTCGTGGCGCGCACAAAACAGACACCGGGTTTGTTTAGCAGGCTCTACGGGTGGCTGACCTCGGCGCCCGCAGTCAACTCCAGCCCACCAAAACGGCTCCTAGTACAAGCACGCGAGCCAATATGGGGCTGCCTCTTTCCTTGTCTATAATTATTGGCGTTCTTTACTCCTGGCTGGTCTGGGTGGCATCGGACTGGGATGTCCACCAATCAGCAGGCTGGGCTACCTTGAATCTGCGGCCGCTAATTTCCGTGGGCACTATGCGAACAAAGGTGTCCTTTCGCCCGGGCTGCCAAGGAAATAGCGAAAGAGAGAAGCTGTCCAGAACATCGCCAGTGGACTCCAGGACGGTGGCCGATCCTTTCACCACAACGCTCCAAGTGACCCCGGTGTCAGCATTCACGCCGTCGGCTTCAAAGGCCACGGGTATATCACCCTTGGCCCCGTCCAGTTTGCGCCCTGGGCCGGTGCGGAATACAACGGATCCATGATCAACGGTGTAGTTGACGGGGAAGATTTCTGGGTGATCCTTGAGCCAGACGGCCAGGCGGCCCACCGAGACCTCACGGAGCAAACCCCAGCATTCGTTGGGTGCCAAAACTTCTGTTGCTGAGTGTGCTGGCTTGTCAGTCATGGAACTGAGCCTAGTAGCTTTACCGCGGTTTCGATAGGGTGCCACCGTGGGTCCGGCGCTCATCAGCGGATGCTTTCAAGGAGCCAAAACTTCGGCGCTGGGGCGCGGTGGTCAGACTACAGGGCGGGCAAGCTAAATGACCGGAGGAACCTGAGGGAAAAACGGATCAGGATGGTTGGGGCTGTTGGGTTCTGGTGTAGGTTCTGACGGGTGATTCGGCTCAGTTGGATCTACAGGGGAATCAGGGTGAGGACGCTCAGGGAACGGCTCCGGAACAAATGGCTCCGGTTCTGCAGGCATATGGTCAGTCATTTTGATTCCTCTCGTTGGCACCTCATGCTCACGTGCTTTTGATGAATTGCGCGGGTATATCTCGGAGTTTTTCCGGTATCTAGGACTGAATCTCGGAGGTAGCCCCCGCTTCTATGTTAACGATCCAATGGAGGTGCGTCCAGAACCCGCCTTCTTTGGACGGTGTGACGGAGAATGTGATCAAAGCTTGCCGGTTTGAGCATGGATGTTCCCGCCGATTCTGGCTAGAGTCAGAAACGGCTGATGAAGCAGCCAGCGGCCGGTCAAGCACTCCGAATACAACCGGCAGCGGTGATGTTCAGCAGCGTGGTTTGATTCAAGGAATTCACATTTTCCCAACACCAGCGCGGAGGTTAACCATGTCTGAACAGTTCACTACTTTGCACGAAATCTTCACGTACAAGCTAGGCACTGCCCTGACCATGGAACACGATTCACTGGACTTGCTCGAAGACTTCGAACACGCGGCCATGCGTAGTGGCCTGAAGGAGTTTTTCCATACACATGCTAGCGAAACTCGCCAACAAATCGAGAACCTGCACAATTGTTTTGTGCTGCTGGGCGAAGAAGTCAGGCGCGTCGCATCACCAGCCGCCAAGGGCCTTGCCAAAGAAGCAAAATCTGCCATAGGCAAGACGGCTGACATGCTGGTGGATGCCGTTGTATTAGCAGGTGCGCTGGAGGCCGAACACTACGAAGTAGGTGTGTATGAGACGCTCCTGGTTCTAGCAAAGGCCAGCGGCGCAACCGGCATTGCGGAGTTGTTGCGCCAGAACTTGGAGCAGGAAACCGCCGCCATAAAACACATCAAGGCAGCAGCTGATCAGATTGCCAAGAAAGATGCCCAGGAGCAAGCGTCACGGACGGAGGAAGAGGCAAAGATGCCGACTGAAAGTGACGTTAAATTCCTGCCGTTCATGCCACCAGCCGGTACCTAACTTCTTTGGCCGGAACCGAAGGCTAGCAACGGCCGCACGGACGCTGGCGGCTTGATCTTCGCTGAAGAAACCGTTGCACGCTAGTGGTTCGGCTCTGCGGCAGCTGGTGGTATGTCAGTTTCATGAGGGGCATGGGGCGGTGCTGACGGCGGTGCATCTCGGCCTGTCCAGGTCTTGATAATCGACCAGCTAAGCGCGGTCAGCGGAACCGCTAGGAGAGCGCCAATCAAACCAGCCAAGGTGGTCCCGGCTGCGAGAGCGAGCAGGATTACCAGACCATGAATTCGTAGGACCTTGCCCATCAGCAACGGCTGGAGGAGATGGTGTTCGAGTTGGTTTGCACCTACCAGCACTACAAGGACCACCAATGCCGGGACGGGACCATTGAATACTAGAGCCACTACAACGGCCAATGTTCCAGCTGCTGTCGCCCCTACAATCGGAATAAAACCTCCGATAAAGACGAAGATGGCCAGTGGCAGTGCCAAGGGTACGTGCATGATCCCCAGAGCGATACCGATGATCAGTGCATCTGTCAGTGCAATCAACGCGGTGCCCCGCACATACCCACCCAACACGCCAGCGCCATGATCTGCGGCAATATTTGCCTTTTNGCGCTGATCTGCCGGAAGAAAGCTGAAAAGGAAATGGCGAATTTNTGCACCATCTTTGAGGAAGAAGAACAAAATGACCGCCATCAGAATTGCTCCAACCACAATTTCACCGGCGACACGAATACCCGTCAGAGCTTCGGATCCAAAGGTGGTGCTCAGAATGAACTTTTGCATCCCATCACGGAAGGAACTTATCTGCGCGTCACTAATGGGAACCGGGCCGTTGTTCAGTAGCTGGTGCAGGCGGTCAATGCCGTTATCGGCCTGAGATACCAAGCTGTTGGTCTGCGACCTGATAAGGAATACCACGGCAACAACAACACCGCTGAATACCGCCAAAATGGCGACAAAGGAGGTCAAGACAGCCATGGCGCGTGGCCAGTGGTGCTTGGTTAGCCAATGGACCAAAGGGCTGATTGCTGATGCCAGGATCAGCGCCAAGAGCACCGGTGTGATGACCAACGGAACCCGCGTAACGGCCCAAACCACCGTAGCGGCCAGAATAATAATAAGGATTGTTTGGGTTGCACGGATAGCCGAACGCCCGAGCCTGTCTCCCCAGATGGGAGGCAGCCCTGGGCCAAACGCTTGGCTCGGCTTGGTACGGGTTGTTCCGGCATTAAATGACCTCCAAGNGCTGTCAGTTTCATTTTGCGGCATAGGCCCCAGCACCGCAATGGGCCAGGCTGGGCGCTAGAAACACTACTGCAGTTCAGCAGCTAGCAGCTCATCGCCAGTCAGCCACGCCGGGGATCAACTTCTGCTGTGTCATGTGCTGGCCACACGAGGTAGCGCACCGCGATTGGTACCGTGGCAGCGCCCACGTCCATCGTGGCGATTCTCCCGCATTCAGGCTGGCACTGGATAGCACGGTAATCCCTTAGTGAGCGCTAGTCTGCCATGGGGCGGCGTCGTTGCGCCTTTGTAGTGGAGCGTTGTTCCTTGGTTGCCCGGTGCCTCATCTNTGAGCCGCGGGTTGGCTTGGACTTCCGTCGCGGCGCCGATGCAGNGGCCAGGCCCGAACTAACCAGTTCGGCGAGTCTGGCTAGGGCGATCTCTCGGTTGCGAAGCTGCGAGCGCTGTTCTGAAGCGGCGATGGTGATTTCACTGCCGTTCAGACGGCGTGCTAGCCGAGTCAGCAGGAGGTTTCTTTCTTCTTCACGCAGGACAGCCGAAGTGCCAATGTTCCACGAAAGCTCGGCACGGCTGTCCGAGGTGTTCACATGCTGCCCACCGGGCCCTGATGATCGCGAGAACCGCCAGGCCAGTTCCGAAGCGGGTATCGTGAGCGTGGGCGATACCTCAAGATCCATGCCTCCAGCATCCCACGAACCCATCCCACCATCTTGCACTGTAGTGATTGCGGCTGCTCAATCTGCAGTAATACTTTTGACAGCAAGAGCGTAACGTTATCCACTGTTTATATGACCACGGATAACAGGGCTGCTTCGATTGCTCGAGTACTCGCGCAGCAGGCTGCTGCCATGCAGGTGGGGAGAAGCTCCCCGGTCCGGGTGCTGACCCGTACTCATGGGGCGAGCGCCGCCACCATCTCAGAAGCTATCACCTCACTGGCGGTGCTGGGCGTCCTGCGAGCAGAGCCCGGGCACGGCACGTTGCCGGTCGGGGAAACNGATCCCGAGCCAGAGCCCGACTACACTTGGCAGTCCTCCGCCTTGGGCCGCACACGCGTTGATGTCAATCGTGCCGGCAGGGATGCCGGTATCAGTGCAACAGGGCAGGTGCAGCTCTCCTGGGGCTACCTTGCCCCGGAACTGCAGCCCTTCGATGAGTTGCGCACTCTTGGCGCACGCTGTGCCAAGAGTCACCGTGCATGGACCATGGCACCACCTATGGGCCTGCATGAACTGCGCCAGGCCTTCGCCGCAGGTTTTCACGCCGAAGCCGAAGATATGCTCATCATGCCTGGTGGGCAACAGTCGTTGGTCTTTGCCATGCGGACTCTTGCAGATCCCGGCACCACGGTGATCACTGAGAGCCCGAGTTACCCTGGTGCCACTTTGGCTGCGCAAGCCGCAGGGCTGCGTATCGTAGCTGTTCCATCTGACGCTCAAGGAATCCTTCCGGGGAAACTGGCAGATGCTTTNGAGAGGACCCGTGCCAAGCTCATCTATCTCCAGCCCTGTTATGCCAATCCCACAGGGAGCATTCTTAGTCCGGAACGCCGCGTTGAGGTCCTTGCCTTAGCTAAAGAACATGGCGCGTTCATCATCGAAGATGACTGGGCCAGGCACCTTACTTTNGAGGGCCAGGCTCCGCCGCCACTGTTCACAGAAGACCCAGACGGGCATGTGGTCTCCATCGCGACCCTCACCAAGCCTGCAGCCC from Arthrobacter polaris encodes:
- a CDS encoding glycoside hydrolase family 65 protein, encoding MDLDVLAQSESLFALSNGHIGWRGNLDEGAPYELPGSYLNGVHELRPLPXAEAGYGYXESGQTMINVANGKLIRLLVDDEPFDVRYGTLQSHERVLDFAAGVLRRNALWSSPAGRTVRVSSTRLVSLSQRSVAAIEYQVEAVNGPVRLVVQSELVVNEPLPPGSEDXRAAAVLESPLRAEMHASAGVRVELVHRTELSNLLVAAAMDHLVDGPDSMQVLTESFTDMGRVSMTVILEPGQRLRFVKFVTYGWSAERTRQELGDQVDAALTGARHSGWEGLLAEQRKYLDDFWARADVEVDGDAEIQQAVRFALFHVLQAGARAERRAIPAKGLTGTGYGGHAFWDTETFVLPVLTYTVPIAAAYALAWRHSTLQPALDRAAQLGMKGAAFPWRTITGAECSSYWPAGTAAFHVGADIADAVVRYLEATGDTDFEAKIGLELLVQTARFWHSLGHHDAQGRFCIDGVTGPDEYSAVADNNIYTNLMAQHNLVSAVEVAKRNPDRARALGIDEEEMAAWXDAARDMMIPYDDVLGVHPQAQDFTTHQXWDFAGTSAEEYPLLLHFPYFDLYRKQVVKQADLVLAMHLRGEAFTAEQKAANFRYYERLTVRDSSLSACTQSVLAAEVGHLSLAYDYLAEAALMDLENLEHNTRDGVHIASLAGTWIALVAGLGGMRERDGTLRFAPRLPEGLSRVCFRVLFQGGAXQVETLPGCTNYQLLEGTALAIFHFGEPIIVTXEPTSCPTPALVLAPEEAKRPTQPVGRAPLLRSGRRRIRTAKEIP
- the mtnN gene encoding 5'-methylthioadenosine/S-adenosylhomocysteine nucleosidase, with amino-acid sequence MSTVEVIVIAAMEEEISPFLQRAISVSEPLRIGNAIHRTGVINGRSALXVQGGIGLVNAAGXATSALLLANKNDKDALPPLVISAGSAGGLGDSVRVGDVVIGTDNINADADARAFGYELGQVPGMPVSYPVPHSLVDASTVETXGVSLVDTVHHGLIVSSYAFVGHERATVIKGQFDQVLATDMESSAIAQTCHAYHAPFLAIRXISDLCGPSSETDFLDHVDDAAERSAEIATVVIGSWHAAGHPTGIPTCPPLAEHVQQKLP
- a CDS encoding S-ribosylhomocysteine lyase, with translation MNPARMNVESFNLDHRLVCAPYVRVADRKDLPQGDVITKYDVRFTQPNVAHLDMKAVHSLEHLFAECSRNHSEAVIDFSPMGCQTGFYLILQGEPNIVGVSALIEATLTDVLNATEVPAANNVQCGWGQNHSLEAAQDCARAFLAQRTDWERVYA
- a CDS encoding pyridoxamine 5'-phosphate oxidase family protein, translating into MTDKPAHSATEVLAPNECWGLLREVSVGRLAVWLKDHPEIFPVNYTVDHGSVVFRTGPGRKLDGAKGDIPVAFEADGVNADTGVTWSVVVKGSATVLESTGDVLDSFSLSLFPWQPGRKDTFVRIVPTEISGRRFKVAQPADWWTSQSDATQTSQE
- a CDS encoding ferritin-like domain-containing protein; translation: MTENVIKACRFEHGCSRRFWLESETADEAASGRSSTPNTTGSGDVQQRGLIQGIHIFPTPARRLTMSEQFTTLHEIFTYKLGTALTMEHDSLDLLEDFEHAAMRSGLKEFFHTHASETRQQIENLHNCFVLLGEEVRRVASPAAKGLAKEAKSAIGKTADMLVDAVVLAGALEAEHYEVGVYETLLVLAKASGATGIAELLRQNLEQETAAIKHIKAAADQIAKKDAQEQASRTEEEAKMPTESDVKFLPFMPPAGT
- a CDS encoding AI-2E family transporter, yielding MPPIWGDRLGRSAIRATQTILIIILAATVVWAVTRVPLVITPVLLALILASAISPLVHWLTKHHWPRAMAVLTSFVAILAVFSGVVVAVVFLIRSQTNSLVSQADNGIDRLHQLLNNGPVPISDAQISSFRDGMQKFILSTTFGSEALTGIRVAGEIVVGAILMAVILFFFLKDGAXIRHFLFSFLPADQRXKANIAADHGAGVLGGYVRGTALIALTDALIIGIALGIMHVPLALPLAIFVFIGGFIPIVGATAAGTLAVVVALVFNGPVPALVVLVVLVGANQLEHHLLQPLLMGKVLRIHGLVILLALAAGTTLAGLIGALLAVPLTALSWSIIKTWTGRDAPPSAPPHAPHETDIPPAAAEPNH
- the arfB gene encoding alternative ribosome rescue aminoacyl-tRNA hydrolase ArfB yields the protein MDLEVSPTLTIPASELAWRFSRSSGPGGQHVNTSDSRAELSWNIGTSAVLREEERNLLLTRLARRLNGSEITIAASEQRSQLRNREIALARLAELVSSGLAXASAPRRKSKPTRGSXMRHRATKEQRSTTKAQRRRPMAD
- a CDS encoding PLP-dependent aminotransferase family protein codes for the protein MTTDNRAASIARVLAQQAAAMQVGRSSPVRVLTRTHGASAATISEAITSLAVLGVLRAEPGHGTLPVGETDPEPEPDYTWQSSALGRTRVDVNRAGRDAGISATGQVQLSWGYLAPELQPFDELRTLGARCAKSHRAWTMAPPMGLHELRQAFAAGFHAEAEDMLIMPGGQQSLVFAMRTLADPGTTVITESPSYPGATLAAQAAGLRIVAVPSDAQGILPGKLADAXERTRAKLIYLQPCYANPTGSILSPERRVEVLALAKEHGAFIIEDDWARHLTXEGQAPPPLFTEDPDGHVVSIATLTKPAAPGLRIGALAARGPAGERLRSARIADDLCVPPLTQEIALGLLTSKAWPRHVKRLRMGLRERRDAMIAEVTATMTGVRLVVPTGGIHLWVRLPEGSNTTALTTAAQAAGVLIGDGRQYYVDEPPAPHVRLTYSAASIAQIQRGVRRLATLLEP